Proteins encoded in a region of the Triticum dicoccoides isolate Atlit2015 ecotype Zavitan chromosome 3A, WEW_v2.0, whole genome shotgun sequence genome:
- the LOC119270644 gene encoding uncharacterized protein LOC119270644 isoform X1 — MEPSSNMPEEQMPPDLTDVWVDWCGNGFSVTIPPDASIGALKRRVNDVRGLPIKRQRHKASVVNRPVDKPEYVTNVELQDDDRLISSLTQPPATHLIGLNEVDNELYKQEYNKVDGKRTCIVTEVRKKNYLTDSDDKKTEWVKGKYTVGMMTTDCLVRRYEPGHKSEILCSLRLMNKWRHPNVVTLENMYERRPNCYLVVSSSFDETFAGWLRQNQPLNEDGTFSPVFNGLMLDLLAVMDKLVQRRIRPKSLTTNNLYVKMLNDQPQLKVLIDKAESLNTKKDMLLCAEIKNIMISIGSLKMHRETKAFCDFIGEHGHNYIGTNLAKVAKSYPIQWSDEDKSKYLIGIMSSNRQLNQLINKHSGISWPKNKSGDDICEELQKLRAMFEEANQWKAKEKAWLEQKGEQEKADRIRYYVWNYDTRYPNDLVKLVRNLWKHYATYPDYIKRHLGGSQNAILGKFETWCPDVWILIYNVVGLPCMWSSLLDLTSLLSSMQCFCLNLTSLLSPMQRFCFSIVLLRMLTCGVSS, encoded by the exons ATGGAACCAAGTTCTAACATGCCGGAAGAGCAGATGCCGCCAGATTTAACTGATGTCTGGGTGGATTGGTGTGGGAATGGATTTTCTGTTACCATACCACCAGATGCTAGCATTGGGGCTTTGAAGCGGCGTGTCAACGACGTCCGGGGACTGCCTATCAAGAGACAGAGGCATAAAGCAAGTGTCGTGAACAGACCTGTGGATAAGCCGGAATACGTGACCAATGTTGAGTTGCAAGATGATGATCGTCTTATTTCTTCGTTGACCCAGCCCCCTGCCACTCATCTTATCGG GTTGAACGAGGTGGACAATGAGCTCTACAAGCAGGAGTATAATAAAGTTGATGGAAAGCGTACTTGCATTGTGACTGAAGTTAGGAAGAAGAATTACCTTACTGATTCCGATGACAAAAAGACTGAGTGGGTAAAAGGAAAATATACTGTAGGAATGATGACCACTGATTGTCTTGTGAGAAGGTATGAACCAGGTCATAAATCAGAAATCCTTTGTTCGCTCCGCCTGATGAATAAATGGAGACATCCTAACGTGGTAACGCTGGAGAACATGTATGAGAGACGTCCAAACTGTTATCTTGTGGTATCCAGTtcattcgatgaaacatttgctggaTGGCTCAGACAAAATCAGCCACTAAATGAGGATGGAACATTTAGCCCCGTTTTCAACGGACTTATGTT GGACCTACTTGCCGTCATGGACAAGTTGGTTCAACGCCGGATCCGGCCGAAAAGCCTCACAACAAATAATCTGTATGTGAAGATGCTGAACGATCAACCACAGCTTAAAGTACTCATtgacaaag CTGAGAGCTTGAATACCAAGAAAGATATGTTGTTATGTGCAGAAATAAAGAATATTATGATATCTATTGGTTCCCTCAAAATGCACAGAGAGACCAAAGCTTTCTGTGATTTTATTGGGGAGCATGGCCACAACTACATTGGCACAAATTTGGCAAAAGTCGCCAAATCTTATCCAATTCAGTGGAGTGATGAGGATAAGAGCAAGTATCTGATTGGGATAATGTCTTCTAACCGACAACTTAATCAGCTCATCAACAAGCATAGTGGAATAAGCTGGCCCAAAAACAAGTCTGGAGATGACAtttgtgaggagctccaaaaactaAGAGCAATGTTTGAAGAAGCGAACCAGTGGAAAGCCAAAGAGAAGGCGTGGCTGGAACAGAAAGGAGAACAAGAAAAGGCGGACAGGATCAGGTATTACGTGTGGAACTATGATACGAGGTATCCAAATGACCTGGTCAAGCTCGTGAGGAACCTGTGGAAGCACTACGCCACGTACCCTGATTACATTAAG CGTCACCTTGGTGGTAGCCAAAATGCCATTTTAGGCAAGTTCGAGACCTGGTGCCCTGATGTCTGGATACTGATCTACAATGTCGTGGGCCTACCATGTATGTGGTCTTCCCTATTAGATTTAACTTCCTTGTTATCTTCCATGCAATGTTTTTGTTTAAATTTAACTTCCTTGTTGTCTCCCATGCAACGTTTTTGTTTTTCAATCGTGCTGCTACGTATGCTTACATGTGGTGTCTCAAGTTGA
- the LOC119270644 gene encoding uncharacterized protein LOC119270644 isoform X2: MEPSSNMPEEQMPPDLTDVWVDWCGNGFSVTIPPDASIGALKRRVNDVRGLPIKRQRHKASVVNRPVDKPEYVTNVELQDDDRLISSLTQPPATHLIGLNEVDNELYKQEYNKVDGKRTCIVTEVRKKNYLTDSDDKKTEWVKGKYTVGMMTTDCLVRRYEPGHKSEILCSLRLMNKWRHPNVVTLENMYERRPNCYLVVSSSFDETFAGWLRQNQPLNEDGTFSPVFNGLMLDLLAVMDKLVQRRIRPKSLTTNNLYVKMLNDQPQLKVLIDKAESLNTKKDMLLCAEIKNIMISIGSLKMHRETKAFCDFIGEHGHNYIGTNLAKVAKSYPIQWSDEDKSKYLIGIMSSNRQLNQLINKHSGISWPKNKSGDDICEELQKLRAMFEEANQWKAKEKAWLEQKGEQEKADRIRYYVWNYDTRYPNDLVKLVRNLWKHYATYPDYIKRHLGGSQNAILGKFETWCPDVWILIYNVVGLP; this comes from the exons ATGGAACCAAGTTCTAACATGCCGGAAGAGCAGATGCCGCCAGATTTAACTGATGTCTGGGTGGATTGGTGTGGGAATGGATTTTCTGTTACCATACCACCAGATGCTAGCATTGGGGCTTTGAAGCGGCGTGTCAACGACGTCCGGGGACTGCCTATCAAGAGACAGAGGCATAAAGCAAGTGTCGTGAACAGACCTGTGGATAAGCCGGAATACGTGACCAATGTTGAGTTGCAAGATGATGATCGTCTTATTTCTTCGTTGACCCAGCCCCCTGCCACTCATCTTATCGG GTTGAACGAGGTGGACAATGAGCTCTACAAGCAGGAGTATAATAAAGTTGATGGAAAGCGTACTTGCATTGTGACTGAAGTTAGGAAGAAGAATTACCTTACTGATTCCGATGACAAAAAGACTGAGTGGGTAAAAGGAAAATATACTGTAGGAATGATGACCACTGATTGTCTTGTGAGAAGGTATGAACCAGGTCATAAATCAGAAATCCTTTGTTCGCTCCGCCTGATGAATAAATGGAGACATCCTAACGTGGTAACGCTGGAGAACATGTATGAGAGACGTCCAAACTGTTATCTTGTGGTATCCAGTtcattcgatgaaacatttgctggaTGGCTCAGACAAAATCAGCCACTAAATGAGGATGGAACATTTAGCCCCGTTTTCAACGGACTTATGTT GGACCTACTTGCCGTCATGGACAAGTTGGTTCAACGCCGGATCCGGCCGAAAAGCCTCACAACAAATAATCTGTATGTGAAGATGCTGAACGATCAACCACAGCTTAAAGTACTCATtgacaaag CTGAGAGCTTGAATACCAAGAAAGATATGTTGTTATGTGCAGAAATAAAGAATATTATGATATCTATTGGTTCCCTCAAAATGCACAGAGAGACCAAAGCTTTCTGTGATTTTATTGGGGAGCATGGCCACAACTACATTGGCACAAATTTGGCAAAAGTCGCCAAATCTTATCCAATTCAGTGGAGTGATGAGGATAAGAGCAAGTATCTGATTGGGATAATGTCTTCTAACCGACAACTTAATCAGCTCATCAACAAGCATAGTGGAATAAGCTGGCCCAAAAACAAGTCTGGAGATGACAtttgtgaggagctccaaaaactaAGAGCAATGTTTGAAGAAGCGAACCAGTGGAAAGCCAAAGAGAAGGCGTGGCTGGAACAGAAAGGAGAACAAGAAAAGGCGGACAGGATCAGGTATTACGTGTGGAACTATGATACGAGGTATCCAAATGACCTGGTCAAGCTCGTGAGGAACCTGTGGAAGCACTACGCCACGTACCCTGATTACATTAAG CGTCACCTTGGTGGTAGCCAAAATGCCATTTTAGGCAAGTTCGAGACCTGGTGCCCTGATGTCTGGATACTGATCTACAATGTCGTGGGCCTACCAT GA